A segment of the Hemicordylus capensis ecotype Gifberg chromosome 6, rHemCap1.1.pri, whole genome shotgun sequence genome:
CACCACCACCGTGAAAGAATTTGTCCTCTTGGGTTTGTCCCAAAAtccacagcaccagcctttgctCTTTGTGATCTTCCTGCTCGTCTACACAGCCACATGGCTGGGGAATCTCACCATTATCATCACTGTCATCTCTGACAGCCACCTTCATACACCCATGTACTTTTTGTTGGCTAACTTGGCTTTTTTGGACATCACCGAATCCTCAATTACTGCACCCAAGCTGCTGCAAATCCTGCTCTCCCAGTATAAAACCATCTCCTTCAATGGATGCATCACTCAGATGTTTTTCATCCATTTCGTAGGGGGAACAGTGATCTTTTTCCTTATGGTGATGGCAGCTGATCGGTACTTGGCTATTCATAAACCACTGCAATACATAGCTATCATGAATAGGAACATGTGCTTAAAAGTAGTTGCGGGGGCTTGGCTAGTGGCTTTTGTTCACTCTATTTCTCAAATTGCATTAGTCCTGCAGTTACCATTCTGCGGTCCCAACACCCTGGATAACTTCTATTGTGATGTCCCGCAAGTTGTCGAGTTAGCCTGCAGAGACACCTACCATCTTGAGTTGTTTATTATCTGCAATAACGGACTAGTTGTCACAGGAGTCTTTCTTGGATTGCTCATTTCCTATACAGTCATCTTGATCAAGATTAGAATGCACATCTCAGAGGGAAAGCACAAAGCTGTTTCCACTTGTGGAGCCCAGATCCTAGTGGTGAGCTTGCACTTCATCCCATGTGCCTTTATTTATAACAGACGCTTCCATGCATTCAAGGAAGATAAAGGAATCTCCCTCATCTACACAGTAATTTCACCTGTGCTGAACCCCGTCATTTATACATTAAGAAATACTGAGATGAAAAATGCCATTAGGAGAGTAGCAGAAAAGATGCTCTTCTCCAAAACAGAAGGCAAGTTTTAATATGCATCTCCCAATCATATACTTTGCATATGGAAGTGAATCAATAATACAGTACCatattcacctgaatccaagactaggtttttcccaaaTTATCTAGTATTAGAAATCAgaggattgtcttaaattcagagtccggTTTCTTTCAGGTAAAAAagggtataacttgtatttaacctctgtttttaagagtgttgtcttctatttgagtaaatatgcTAAATAGCATGCAAATAGTACTTCAGGCTGGTCAAAGGGCAACACAAGCATTGTCCTGCTGTAATTCTTACAGTAGCCCTGCAAGTGAGGACAGTATTATTATCCCTCTTCCCCAGGGATGAGTATAAATGAAGTGGATCACATGGCTGGTTCCATGCAGAGGTGAGACTCGGTTTCCTGAATTATCACTACATCTCTTATTCAATATGCCACATCGGTTTCATACAGCAACTTAATTTGATATGGGGGGAAGTTTCCAATCAGGAAACCGCACCAATATTTATAACTTGACTTTTAACACTGCAAGCGACATTCAGTGATTGATATACTTTTAAAATTGACTCCTATTTTGATAATGGATACGTACAGACAAGGCAGCATCAGACAACTGCCAGCCAGTGCATTAGCCAATAACATCTTAGTAAAATGCCTTTGTAGCCACCTAacagcacagcggggaaatgacttgactagcaagccagaggttgctggtttgaatccccgctgttatgtttcccagaccatgggaaacacctacatcgggcagcagagatataggaagatgctgaaaggcatcatcacatactgcatgggagatggaaatggtaaactcctcctgtattcttccaaagacaaccacaaggctctgtggtcaccagaagttgacaccaactcgatggcacactttacctttacctttaaaatgcctgGCCATGAGAGTTCATTCTTCCACTGGGCATGGTGTCTTCATCTGGCCAAGTCTGGTTACCGAGCCTCTCCACTAAAAGGTTTACTGACTTCCATATCCAAGATCTGGAAATTGGGCAGAGGATCTCAGTAAAATGACAGGTGGTGAGCATGGAAACTGGTTTTGGATGGGTTCAAATGACACACCCAATGAGAATGCATGCTCTTGCatcccagcattttatcaaggtgTTACCAGCTTATGCACTGGCTGATGGTCAACTGAACATGCCCATAGACAGAAATCAGACACAGAAGCATGCTTTTGAGGTTAATTTGAAGATCTGCACCTCTACAGATCTGCACCTCTACAGAGCTGCACCTCTACAGGCAAACTATATGTCAGgtttcaatgggggggggggagagttgccTTCAGACTAGCATATCACATTGGATATTTTCACTCTCTAAAATGGAAAACCTTACACTTGATATTAGCCAAAAGGTCAAGAAGCGATgggtagatttaggagggttccttttttggagagattgtgtccttgtgggaatggtGATGTTGAATTGGTAGGTCgtgtgcttttgtattgctcattttatcatGATCTGCATATTAGACTTATtgcccctcttgtttttagatatccaaataatactgatgagttttatataaacttatttctttctgatacgtCTACCAATGTCtcacatctggtggccaaatttttACAGCTGTGATTAAGACCTGCATACAGGGTATCAGAGAGGCTTAATTCAGGctcttaattcattttgttttaattttgctatcttattccattttatattttatgttgtaatttttaactgtatattttatgggtatgttcatatacaggtgaaactcggaaaattagaatatcgtgcaaaagtccattaatttcagtaatgcaaatcaaaaggtgaaactgatatatgagacagatgcattacatgcaaagcgagataaatcaagccttaagaatagaacaatatcagacctctgaaaagtataagcatgcatatgtattcagtacttggtttgggccccttttgcagcaattactgcctcaatgcggcatagcatggatgctatcagcctgtggcactgataaggtattatggaagaccaggatgcttcattagcagccttcagctcttctgcattgtttggt
Coding sequences within it:
- the LOC128331115 gene encoding olfactory receptor 4D9-like, whose translation is MEQDNCTTTVKEFVLLGLSQNPQHQPLLFVIFLLVYTATWLGNLTIIITVISDSHLHTPMYFLLANLAFLDITESSITAPKLLQILLSQYKTISFNGCITQMFFIHFVGGTVIFFLMVMAADRYLAIHKPLQYIAIMNRNMCLKVVAGAWLVAFVHSISQIALVLQLPFCGPNTLDNFYCDVPQVVELACRDTYHLELFIICNNGLVVTGVFLGLLISYTVILIKIRMHISEGKHKAVSTCGAQILVVSLHFIPCAFIYNRRFHAFKEDKGISLIYTVISPVLNPVIYTLRNTEMKNAIRRVAEKMLFSKTEGKF